The window TTGCTGTGAAATGTTGAGGCTATGCTGTGTATAACACAATTTTGCTATTAACACTCTTCTGATCaatcttgattaatttttccttgtactttGGGTTGAGGAATGGATTAAGGCAAGAAATCATGAATGCATTTCCAATAGGAGTTAGAATAATCCAGGAGATATGGCAGAATGAAATACTGCAAAGAAATAaatgagaaaataaagaaacaaaaattgtcTGCTGGAAAATCTAAAGGTGAATTCACCATCTGCCTATATCAATATtctatttctttccaaattaagATCACAAAAACATGCCGCAAACTTGGAAGTTTTGGCTGCAGAAAGAATCAAACAAGACTGGGAGCTTCTCTACCTATTTTGTGAGCTATGTTGGTTATTGTTGGTCCTGATTAGAACATGCTTTCCAGCTTCATTTCTTTCAATCTCTCTTCTGTCTGAAATATTCTAACGGTGCTCATGCTCATCATCGCTATCATCACCCTCGTTTTCCAAGTTTACTTCCTCAGAATCATAATAATCCTCTTCATCTTCCTCATCCTCCTCACCCTCAAGAATTTCATCATCTGATTGAATAAGCTGCAACCTCAAACGTCCATCTTCTCTGCATGCATGCAGAAACTCTTGAGTCGGAAATCTAATCTCCTGAAGAATAAACCTGCCGTCCTGTCTATATGATCTAAAAGACACCCAAGGCCTTCCTGTCCTTCCTATACAAGAAATTGGTGGAGGAAATGACCCTTTAATTGTTCTTGATCTTTTTGATTCCTTAAAAAAGCATATTTTCTCCTCTGGGGGCTGGTGCTCCTGCTGAATGTCGAAACCAGTTTCATTTCCCAAATCCTCCACATCGTCAGAGCTTTCAAATCCAAGACCCTCCGTGCATAATGAAAAACTCTCCGAATTCACGGAAGAAAAGCTATTACTGTGCTTGTAATGTTTCTCGTGGCTTGGCGTTGGACAATAGCTTGATGTGGGGCTTTTGCTGCTGTCATCCTTGTTGTCAAGTGGCCTTTCAATCCTATTTTGTTGATATATATCTGCCAACAATGATGAAGAGGACAGCGATGACGGTGACGATGAGGATGAGCAAGGAGATGATTCAGCAGGGAGATCAAGAAAGGATGAAGAGGAAGAGGGGGACTCAACAGATTGAACAACTTCATTCTCCTTGAAATGTACTTCTCCAAAAATCTCTGCAAAAGAAGAATCTGGGATTGGGTTCATGGTTTTAATCTGCTTCCATGAAGAAAAGGGCTCAAGTAGAGTTGGACTTTCTGGTAATGGCCTGTCAAATATGTGTTGAAGGCTTCCACAGGCCGTAGCCATAGTTTGTACTTTCCACTGTCTTGTGGAAAAGATGGTTCGAGAAAGAAAACATGACAAGACTAAGCACAAGAAGAGTTATGCATCAGAgataagaaaaagagagagataaGAGAGCAAACAGCAAAGCCTAAGATGGAGACATGCACGGGAAGGGCATGGTTCTGCTGATAAAGTCAAGAGTGGAAAGTTGCTATTTATTTGGGGATGCCGGTTTCAGGGTGCCTCTAACTTAGGAGTGGAACAAGGATGGGTGGTTATCAAActttggatgaattttggtgGTCACAGTTTTTGTGTAAAAACTGTAAAGAAATCACCAGTTGCCTTATCTTTCCTGCCAGATGATAACATTTGGCATATACCAACGTTTTATGCGTGCTAAATATCTGAAAGATTGTAAAATAGCATCATTGAAAGTTACACAATATACGCATAGATATAGGAACTACTAATATCTGCTAAAGGTGCATTAAGCACAATTTTGAAAGGTTAAttgcagtttaaaaaaaaaaaccttttgttttagtatttttgaattattctagcctttttttttcgttttcttaATCGATATGTTATAATATAGTGAATTTAATTCTCAATTTAACCTTTACTCTTCTCATTCGTCATTAATGATCTTTTGTCTTCTCATTTAACACTTCTAAACCAACACATATCATATAGTGTTTTTGTCATGATTATTAAACAATAAGGGCATAATATGATATTTCAATCAATTAATAAAGGCATAACGACgataagaaaaattaaaggcttgtttggattgccattttctACCGAAAAATGGCCTtgttttccgtgaacacatttccctatcacctttttacctcacatacatcaaatcgctacagtaattttccaacgaaaaatccatggaaaatgcaatccaaacgcaaCCTAAGATCCTAACGATGCTTACATTCAAAATACCAAGACTCATGGTACCTTTATAACGGTAATAAAGagaaagataaataaataatagatGTTCTTGAATTCTACATGCACAGGCAAAATAGTACTCTTTTCTAGCATAAAAATCTTATCTTGGCCGAAATTGGAGTTCTTCTCCATTCATAGGTAATCCATTGCTTCATCATTGGTGATCTTTTGTCTTTTCATTTAACACTTCTAAACCAACACGCATCACATAGTGTTTTGTCATGATTATTACATAATAAGGGCAATATATGatacttcaatcaattaataaGGGCATAACGAGGATAAGAAAAACTAAGACCCTAGTGATGTTTACGTTCAAAACACCAACACTCATGGTATCTTTATAACGGTAATAAAGAGATAGATAGATAAATAatgggttaatcacattttatccccttaaagaatatcTCATttatcagtttaccccctaacctttaattttattcatttaatCCCCTTTAGGataaaattgcccttgcattattttaacttttcatttatcttgttttcctttcttttatttctttttctctttcctctttatttaattcttcctctttcccacaaaaatcttcaccttaatgattgaaattaaaaaagaggaattgcaaagatctatcttctccttaaatgattaaaaaaatattcaaatcactttcctaaaatacaatttttttagcctttcaattcttttaatttgggttttcctcttttctttctagtttctcattttattcccaagaaaatatcttaagatgaaattgtgacctaattaataatcatcaattgaaatttgtgacttgtgacatcatacaaaaaatcaaaattagtttttaatGTCTTTTAAATCTTCACCTagaaatatgcaattacaaactcaaaacaaaaatttttgttgaaatggaatttctattgggaaggatgaaagagagaagaaagaaataaaagaaaggaaaacaattttatcttatgatattttcttgagaataaaatgagaaactagaaaggaaagaggaaaatccaaaattaaaagaattgaaaggctaaaaaaattgtattttaggaaagtgatttgaatatttttttaatcatttaagtaGAAGATATATCTctacaatttctttttttaatttcaatcattaatgtgaagatttttgtgggaaagaggaagaattaaataaagaaaaaagagaaaaagaaataaaagaaagaaaaacaaggtaaatgaaaagtcaaaataatgcaataGTAATTTTGTCATAAatggggttaagtgagcaaaattaaagattATGGGGTAAACTGAAAAATggggtattctttaaggggattAAACGTGATTAACCCATAAATAATAGATGTTCTTGAATTCTACATGCAAAGGCAAAATGGTACTCTTTTCTGACATAAAAATCTTATCTTAGCTGAAATTGGAGTTCTTCTCCGTTCATAGGTAATCCATTTGCTTGCGTGTGAAGGTTAAAGAATTCCTCATTTGCATCTACTTTGTACACATATTGGGAGTGCGAATGGAAGGTTTAAAAAGCAGTTAGCAAGCCACTGAAGACGATGAACGATATTTGCAAAGAGGGCTGTGCTATAAATGGGATCACAAGCTCAGCAACTTTATTGCAACTCCTAATCTGTACTGGCACTGCAGAATGCTTTACAGAGCATACTGATGTGATCTGTTAAAACCCCAAAACCACAACGAACACTTCTTAGCATATCAGCAACTCCCACCTCTCAAGTTTTCCCTATCAGGATGGATGTTAGTACTGATTCATGAAAGGCTTCATCAAGTCAATTTTTCTTGATGTGATCCTCAACTGTTTGAACCTGTTTTGTGAGCAAAATTTGATGTTCACTACACTTTACTTTACATCATAGATGGATTGTCGTCCCAAAAAAGAAAGTATAACGACCGACAACATTAGTTTCAATTACCATGAGATCCCAGTAATATTCCCATCCAGTAGATTCAAGAAATGGAGTATTTGAACTTTATGTGCATTAGGCTTCTCGAAGTTCCATCTCTACCCAAAATGACAAACGAAAAGTATGCTATTTTGGCTTTAGTGTTGCCTATCCTTGGCTTTGATAAATCCAAGTCTATAGCGCCGGTGCTTAAAGAATATTCCATATTGGTCAACAACTACTGGCCACCCTGCTGGATCTTTCAGATCTCTGGGCTGTCTAAAGAATCCAGGGATGAGGATTTCTACTGAGGCAACTAGTGAGAATCCAAAATCCACAGGATATTATGCTTTTCCAGTgttattggcttgaaaattTACCACCATCAGATAGTAGTGGTGCAAACAACATCCATATCTGTGACGTGGTCCTGGTGCATCAAAAGATGCATGCACCACAACCAGCTTCCACAAGAAAATGATAAGAGAATTTGCCTTTGAAATCTTAAGGGAAGACTGTGGACTAGGCTCCAGAAGAAGCACCATCACCCATCTCATGCTGACATCCGTGGATGCCAACTGAAACCAAACAcatgaaaatcattttcttgatgatgTTCAGGATAGAAGCTATTAAGTGTACGCTTGAAAGTGAAACAGATGTCGCAAACCACTGAGTAGCACTACATGgtaattcacaatttttcaCATATCAAAGTATCAAACTGAACGCAGAATTGTTTCATCATGAAGTCAGTTGTGCTAAGTTATTGGGCATCATTAACGCCAGGCTTCAATTCTCTCTGTCAGGGAGTTTATACGGCTCAAATTGCTGATTCCTTTGCTCTTATTCTGAACTCCAATAGCTAGAGCCACCATATGCTGCTCCTCTGTTCTCTTAGTACAGTTCATCTGAATGGAATCACTGGACTGGCCAGTTCTGCTTTCTGGGATGCTCTCTTTGATGTCAGTCCTTGGACCACTTGCTAGATTGGTTGCTGTATAGGGACCAACGGGAGTTCCACTAGACACACTTTCATCAGAACATTCTTCAGGAGA is drawn from Coffea arabica cultivar ET-39 chromosome 1c, Coffea Arabica ET-39 HiFi, whole genome shotgun sequence and contains these coding sequences:
- the LOC113741934 gene encoding uncharacterized protein; translation: MATACGSLQHIFDRPLPESPTLLEPFSSWKQIKTMNPIPDSSFAEIFGEVHFKENEVVQSVESPSSSSSFLDLPAESSPCSSSSSPSSLSSSSLLADIYQQNRIERPLDNKDDSSKSPTSSYCPTPSHEKHYKHSNSFSSVNSESFSLCTEGLGFESSDDVEDLGNETGFDIQQEHQPPEEKICFFKESKRSRTIKGSFPPPISCIGRTGRPWVSFRSYRQDGRFILQEIRFPTQEFLHACREDGRLRLQLIQSDDEILEGEEDEEDEEDYYDSEEVNLENEGDDSDDEHEHR